A portion of the Shewanella sp. SNU WT4 genome contains these proteins:
- a CDS encoding lysophospholipid acyltransferase family protein: protein MVYQFCRWLMKISGWSFEGAPPAINQYIMIVGPHTSNWDFIIGVIARGALNTKINFLGKHQLFIPPWGWFFKAIGGSPVDRRKNNNLVDSAAQLFANHPHYKLALAPEGTRSPVTRWKTGFYHIATKAKVPIVAVGLDFSRKKIVIAAPLMPSDNQAQDINQLLDFFRTIHGRKPKLIPKYTD, encoded by the coding sequence ATGGTTTATCAATTTTGCCGCTGGTTAATGAAAATCTCAGGTTGGAGTTTTGAAGGCGCGCCGCCCGCCATCAATCAGTACATTATGATTGTTGGCCCCCATACCAGTAATTGGGATTTTATTATTGGAGTTATCGCTAGAGGCGCGCTCAACACTAAGATTAACTTTCTAGGTAAGCATCAATTATTTATACCGCCTTGGGGATGGTTTTTTAAAGCAATTGGCGGCAGTCCAGTCGATAGAAGAAAAAACAATAATCTGGTGGATTCGGCGGCGCAGTTATTCGCAAACCATCCGCACTATAAATTAGCACTAGCACCAGAGGGTACTCGTAGCCCAGTGACTCGTTGGAAAACGGGCTTTTATCATATAGCCACCAAAGCCAAGGTTCCTATTGTTGCTGTTGGCCTTGATTTTAGTCGCAAAAAAATTGTTATTGCCGCGCCACTCATGCCAAGTGACAATCAAGCGCAGGATATCAATCAATTATTAGATTTCTTTCGCACCATTCACGGCCGTAAACCTAAGCTCATTCCAAAATATACGGATTAA
- a CDS encoding RidA family protein — MKIVINTASAPAAIGPYSQGMAFDNLVFTSGQIPLDPATMEFVPGGIKEQSQQSLTNLKAVLEQAGAGLDTVIKTTCFLADMADFAAFNEVYTEFFGTQAAPARSCIQAARLPKDALVEVEAIAFIR, encoded by the coding sequence ATGAAAATTGTTATAAATACTGCAAGCGCACCTGCCGCCATCGGTCCTTATTCTCAAGGTATGGCGTTCGACAACTTAGTATTTACCTCTGGCCAAATTCCTTTAGATCCAGCCACTATGGAATTTGTTCCAGGCGGCATTAAAGAGCAATCACAGCAATCACTAACAAACCTTAAGGCTGTGTTAGAGCAAGCGGGTGCGGGTTTAGATACTGTTATTAAAACTACCTGTTTCTTAGCTGATATGGCCGATTTTGCGGCATTTAACGAAGTGTACACTGAGTTCTTTGGCACTCAAGCCGCTCCAGCGCGCTCATGCATTCAAGCCGCACGCTTACCAAAAGATGCCTTAGTGGAAGTGGAAGCCATTGCTTTCATTCGATAA